A part of Candidatus Acidulodesulfobacterium ferriphilum genomic DNA contains:
- the atpB gene encoding ATP synthase F0 subunit A gives MLKAPILISIPGIPIYWTMTMLVMCLILLAAFLVGRNLKVIPNGVQSFFELIFIMTEYFLKEIIGEEGGVYLPLIASFAIFILFSNLIGSIPGFTSPTATIDTTATLALIVFFLSHIVGIKKHGAKYIKKFLGPLIIIAPIMIIIEVMSALSRPFSHALRLFANIFAEEFMVTVLLFLLPWVIPVIMMYMQVFTDLMQAFVFYLLAIIYIALSLEEEH, from the coding sequence ATGTTAAAGGCACCTATACTTATTAGTATTCCAGGCATACCTATATATTGGACGATGACTATGCTTGTGATGTGTCTAATATTATTGGCCGCTTTTCTTGTCGGAAGGAATTTAAAGGTTATCCCTAACGGCGTCCAGAGCTTTTTTGAATTAATATTCATTATGACCGAATACTTCCTCAAAGAAATAATCGGCGAGGAAGGCGGCGTATATTTACCTTTAATAGCATCCTTTGCTATCTTTATCCTTTTTTCTAATTTAATCGGCAGCATTCCCGGTTTCACCTCCCCGACGGCTACTATCGACACAACGGCAACGCTGGCATTAATCGTGTTTTTTCTTTCGCATATCGTAGGAATTAAAAAACATGGAGCAAAATATATAAAAAAATTCCTCGGTCCGCTTATAATAATTGCTCCGATAATGATAATCATCGAAGTTATGTCCGCCTTATCACGCCCTTTTTCTCATGCGTTAAGGCTATTTGCAAATATTTTTGCAGAAGAGTTTATGGTGACGGTTCTGTTGTTCTTACTTCCATGGGTAATTCCTGTTATAATGATGTACATGCAAGTTTTCACAGACTTAATGCAGGCGTTTGTGTTTTATTTGCTTGCAATTATTTATATTGCGCTTTCTTTGGAAGAAGAACATTAA
- a CDS encoding 4Fe-4S dicluster domain-containing protein — MNKNKLTNLKEDLKKNQIEIMLYPSKCNGCEGEEFMSCIKACETHMREKYGSKYAGARINIKKKADKFFPIICHNCEEAPCVDACMPGARYKDMETGWTVTNYKKCVGCWMCVMSCPFGAIERVGKDHFAAKCDGCADEDTPKCVEACKKGALKRTGIKNYSYERRLMVAKKIYGPYIKSNIKG, encoded by the coding sequence ATGAATAAAAATAAACTTACCAACCTAAAAGAAGATCTCAAGAAAAACCAGATCGAAATAATGCTTTATCCCTCAAAATGCAACGGTTGCGAGGGCGAGGAATTTATGTCCTGCATTAAGGCATGCGAAACGCATATGAGAGAGAAATATGGTTCTAAATACGCAGGGGCAAGGATTAATATAAAGAAAAAGGCCGATAAATTTTTTCCGATAATATGCCATAACTGCGAGGAAGCGCCATGCGTGGATGCCTGCATGCCCGGAGCAAGATATAAGGATATGGAAACGGGCTGGACTGTTACTAATTATAAAAAATGCGTCGGATGCTGGATGTGCGTGATGTCATGTCCGTTCGGGGCGATTGAAAGGGTAGGGAAAGATCATTTTGCCGCAAAGTGCGACGGATGTGCCGACGAAGATACTCCAAAATGTGTAGAAGCATGCAAAAAAGGGGCTTTAAAGAGAACCGGGATTAAAAACTATTCTTACGAAAGAAGACTTATGGTAGCAAAAAAAATTTACGGTCCGTATATAAAATCCAACATAAAAGGATAA
- a CDS encoding NAD(P)/FAD-dependent oxidoreductase, with protein sequence MKYVIIGNSYAGLSCADAIRRFDKIGEVTIISDENYRAYARPLISYYLEGKTTDETIWYKDDDYYEKNNFKLMLGKKVVSVDTASKEVIIEDGTKLGYDKLFVGPGGTPFVPPTEGFNPESPMMGTFTRFDDAKKMERAAKAAKHKEAIVVGGGLIGLKASEGLRGLGLHVTIVELLPRVLGLALDEISGNMTAKRLNENGIDTATGETVTKINLDESGNPVSVILKSGKELVADIVVVGVGVRPNVGFLEGSGVKIDRGIIVDKTMMTSVKDVYAGGDAAVIYDVINKRPNIIAIVPLACEEGRVAGTNMAGVYREYPGGMGLNSVEIYGLPIVTIGLTNPANESQKVYIFQDGEKVYRKLVYDGEVLVGAILLGDIAGSGILSAIIRQGLKCLKYKDEFLNGNIYSFVIDNEFEIYNINEGYAIRGDFEDLPEFSRTNWR encoded by the coding sequence ATGAAATATGTAATTATTGGAAATTCGTACGCAGGTTTATCCTGTGCCGATGCTATAAGAAGGTTCGATAAAATAGGAGAGGTTACGATAATATCGGATGAGAATTATAGGGCATACGCGAGGCCTTTAATTTCTTACTATTTGGAAGGAAAAACAACGGATGAAACCATCTGGTACAAAGATGACGACTATTACGAAAAGAACAATTTTAAACTGATGCTGGGAAAAAAAGTAGTTTCTGTCGATACAGCCTCCAAAGAGGTTATTATCGAGGATGGGACTAAATTAGGCTACGATAAACTTTTTGTCGGACCGGGGGGAACCCCCTTTGTTCCGCCGACCGAGGGATTTAATCCTGAGTCCCCTATGATGGGGACATTTACAAGGTTCGATGACGCGAAAAAAATGGAAAGGGCGGCCAAAGCCGCTAAACATAAAGAAGCTATCGTTGTCGGAGGCGGATTAATAGGTTTAAAGGCGTCGGAAGGTTTAAGGGGGTTAGGACTTCATGTTACTATCGTGGAGCTTTTACCCCGCGTTTTAGGTTTGGCATTAGATGAAATATCCGGAAATATGACGGCAAAAAGGTTAAACGAGAATGGAATCGATACCGCAACTGGCGAAACCGTTACAAAAATCAATCTGGATGAATCGGGCAACCCTGTGAGCGTTATCTTGAAAAGCGGGAAAGAACTTGTTGCGGATATTGTCGTGGTCGGCGTCGGCGTCAGGCCCAATGTAGGTTTTCTCGAGGGAAGCGGCGTAAAGATAGACAGAGGTATTATTGTCGATAAAACAATGATGACAAGCGTAAAAGATGTTTACGCCGGAGGGGATGCCGCGGTTATTTACGATGTTATTAATAAACGCCCGAACATTATTGCCATTGTTCCGCTTGCGTGCGAAGAAGGAAGGGTGGCGGGCACAAATATGGCGGGGGTTTACAGGGAATATCCGGGAGGGATGGGGCTAAATTCGGTTGAAATATACGGATTGCCTATAGTAACTATAGGCCTTACAAATCCTGCCAACGAGTCGCAAAAAGTATATATTTTTCAGGACGGCGAAAAGGTATATAGAAAGCTTGTTTATGACGGAGAGGTATTAGTCGGGGCAATTTTACTCGGAGATATTGCCGGCAGCGGAATATTATCGGCTATTATAAGGCAGGGGTTAAAATGTCTTAAATATAAAGATGAATTTTTAAACGGAAATATATATTCCTTTGTTATAGATAACGAATTTGAAATATATAATATAAACGAAGGGTATGCTATAAGGGGTGATTTTGAAGACCTGCCGGAGTTTTCAAGAACAAATTGGAGATAA
- a CDS encoding molybdopterin molybdenumtransferase MoeA — protein MQGKITQDLLKLAFGNIKRVELSEELPVEDSLDRIISVDIVPANNVPPFVRSAVDGFALMYSDVSEKKLDRFKVKSQITAGYQDELKPLISGEAAFVTTGAPVPPNADSVILIEDADEYSGGQMIYRKKIEKGSYISPVGDDIKAGELLFRKGHKIRICDIAALSGIGLKYVSVYKKPVVGILSGGNELASPGENISGSKIYDINTTVLKSLIKDAGGIPEVIGAIEDKLDKLIDTLAYSDKSKKYDLIISTGGTGASFLVLENKEITNFYDLMPSAIEKTGKLLFHGVRLVPGKPTSFGVLNYGTPIFALAGWPYSAIITFDIFVRPYMQKMMNSENIYKKYPAVFAKLTEDASSEEGVRKYFQVKIAQEEGVLLASVIPSPKPPSAARSLSPMIKAAGSFVMDENTTVIKAGSTVEVTLNDYDIIR, from the coding sequence ATGCAGGGTAAAATAACGCAAGACTTATTAAAATTAGCCTTTGGGAATATAAAAAGGGTAGAGTTATCGGAAGAATTACCCGTCGAGGATAGCTTAGACAGGATTATATCCGTAGATATTGTTCCTGCGAATAATGTCCCTCCGTTTGTCAGGTCTGCGGTTGACGGTTTTGCTTTAATGTATTCCGATGTTTCCGAAAAAAAATTGGACAGATTTAAAGTTAAAAGTCAAATCACCGCCGGTTACCAGGATGAATTAAAGCCTTTAATTTCAGGCGAAGCGGCCTTTGTGACTACGGGCGCCCCTGTCCCTCCTAATGCGGACAGCGTAATCTTGATCGAAGACGCCGATGAATATTCCGGCGGACAAATGATATATAGAAAAAAAATAGAAAAGGGTTCCTATATATCTCCTGTCGGCGACGATATTAAAGCGGGAGAATTACTTTTTAGAAAAGGACATAAGATAAGAATTTGCGATATTGCGGCGCTATCCGGCATCGGGTTGAAATATGTTTCCGTTTACAAAAAACCCGTAGTGGGAATATTATCCGGCGGAAATGAACTGGCATCCCCCGGCGAGAATATAAGCGGCAGCAAAATTTATGATATAAATACGACGGTTCTTAAATCCCTTATTAAAGATGCCGGCGGTATTCCAGAGGTTATCGGAGCGATAGAGGATAAATTAGATAAATTAATCGATACCCTTGCCTATTCCGATAAATCCAAAAAATATGACTTGATAATTTCAACCGGCGGCACAGGCGCCAGTTTTTTAGTCTTAGAAAATAAAGAAATTACCAACTTTTACGATTTGATGCCGTCCGCTATCGAAAAGACTGGAAAACTTCTGTTTCACGGAGTCAGGCTTGTGCCGGGCAAGCCTACATCTTTTGGGGTTTTAAATTATGGAACGCCTATATTTGCTCTTGCAGGCTGGCCGTATTCGGCTATAATAACATTTGATATCTTTGTAAGACCGTATATGCAAAAGATGATGAATAGCGAAAATATTTATAAAAAATATCCTGCGGTTTTTGCCAAACTTACGGAGGACGCGTCATCCGAAGAGGGCGTCAGGAAATATTTTCAGGTTAAAATAGCTCAGGAGGAAGGCGTTTTGCTTGCCTCCGTTATACCGTCTCCCAAACCCCCTTCAGCGGCAAGGTCTTTAAGTCCCATGATCAAGGCGGCGGGAAGTTTTGTTATGGATGAAAATACAACCGTTATTAAGGCTGGAAGCACTGTGGAAGTCACATTAAACGATTACGATATTATCAGGTAA
- a CDS encoding 4Fe-4S dicluster domain-containing protein, giving the protein MKVNVDRCIGCMSCEVSCKKEHNLPVGPRRMRVIQVGPYFVKKGQLKTVYLPMNCFHCDDAACVKACPTGSMQKRADGIVFNDPNTCIGCKSCIHACPFGSPQFNDATGKVTKCDYCKHRVDEGLLPACVTLCSTDALWFGNINRISTIDREKTARKLTEHLFGFITPHSTMGTSNVQDTENTVKVG; this is encoded by the coding sequence ATGAAGGTAAATGTAGATAGGTGTATAGGCTGTATGTCATGCGAAGTGTCATGTAAAAAGGAGCACAATCTTCCCGTAGGTCCCCGCAGAATGAGAGTCATTCAGGTCGGGCCTTATTTCGTAAAAAAAGGACAGTTAAAAACAGTGTATCTGCCTATGAACTGCTTTCATTGCGACGACGCAGCCTGCGTAAAAGCCTGCCCGACAGGGTCTATGCAAAAACGCGCCGACGGTATCGTGTTTAACGACCCAAATACATGTATCGGGTGTAAATCCTGTATCCATGCCTGTCCATTTGGTTCTCCCCAGTTTAACGACGCAACCGGAAAGGTCACAAAATGCGATTATTGCAAGCACAGAGTTGACGAAGGACTTTTGCCGGCATGCGTTACGCTTTGTTCGACCGATGCATTATGGTTTGGCAATATAAACAGGATATCGACAATCGATAGAGAAAAGACGGCAAGGAAACTGACCGAACATCTTTTTGGATTTATTACCCCTCATTCGACGATGGGTACTTCCAATGTACAGGACACGGAAAACACCGTCAAGGTCGGCTAA
- a CDS encoding cytochrome c codes for MNLGVINIVNLFINRLALGFMAIAFISHYIGIFKKEGRYFRLAKPLILASLIIGTVQTILYFYFLSLLRDGIPNFWILMNKLQPGVIGYSMEFLLAFLILGAVYYYGFDGKASNKHHGWNVFIGIMAFLFGFTSDVFYTISESYTIGPTPDTAIRTPMVLLLIIEKNIEIFALSGALLALWAGVKYIASSKQSDKEYYDWLGSFASIITLMFLIMYPIIYFGWFKHFRATADSGFNRIMLGKYQWIMYTFMGTMGGALILNYIYMLWKLINGRDKKRPTVSVGLILFLIVAGIVSLAFGMLPLSIGILGNMQPVKYLSLAGLFVTGFLVLGYYLKDLTPNFKFGNISKFPQILLIFSGLCVAVNVPVMGYMKIAARGTNRIIYQTMNLNGTKYVPPVVYPWPVKKGFSLLHDKCVICHTLNRVERYNGKSYGDWKNTVLHQMKDVNGCPITIAEGKEVVHYLDSLNIIAYNQHLEKEHKKWVPPASLPWGKPASASKTSAPEKAGKPVKKPAARSNANIKKAAMKIIDAQGCLGCHTINGKGGAVGPNLSNEGTKGHSLHWLEVQINTPKVHSPSTMMPDHNLNQGQLKTVAEYLESLK; via the coding sequence ATGAATTTAGGAGTTATCAATATAGTAAATCTATTTATAAACAGGTTAGCGCTGGGGTTTATGGCGATAGCCTTTATATCCCATTATATAGGGATATTTAAGAAAGAAGGCAGATATTTCCGCCTTGCAAAACCCCTCATTCTGGCATCTTTAATAATCGGCACCGTCCAAACTATACTCTATTTCTATTTCTTAAGTCTATTGAGAGACGGAATCCCGAATTTCTGGATACTTATGAATAAACTTCAGCCCGGGGTTATCGGCTATTCGATGGAGTTTCTTTTGGCATTTTTGATTTTAGGCGCGGTATATTATTACGGGTTTGACGGCAAGGCATCGAATAAGCATCACGGATGGAATGTATTTATCGGAATTATGGCATTTCTATTTGGTTTTACTTCGGATGTATTTTATACCATTTCCGAAAGTTACACTATTGGACCGACGCCGGATACCGCTATCAGGACTCCAATGGTTTTGCTTTTAATAATAGAAAAAAATATCGAAATATTTGCCCTGTCCGGCGCTTTACTGGCATTATGGGCAGGAGTTAAATATATAGCTTCTTCCAAACAATCGGACAAAGAGTATTACGATTGGCTTGGGTCATTTGCCAGTATTATAACCTTAATGTTTTTAATAATGTATCCCATAATATATTTTGGATGGTTTAAACATTTCAGGGCTACCGCCGATAGCGGATTCAACAGGATAATGCTCGGCAAGTATCAGTGGATTATGTACACATTTATGGGAACAATGGGCGGCGCCCTTATTCTTAATTATATTTATATGTTGTGGAAATTAATTAACGGCAGGGACAAAAAAAGGCCTACCGTTTCGGTGGGCTTGATACTTTTCCTGATAGTAGCAGGAATAGTTTCATTGGCCTTCGGGATGCTTCCTTTGTCCATAGGCATTTTGGGAAATATGCAGCCGGTTAAATATCTATCGCTGGCGGGACTTTTTGTAACAGGTTTTTTAGTGCTTGGATATTATCTAAAGGATCTTACCCCGAATTTCAAATTTGGAAATATTTCAAAATTTCCGCAAATCCTTTTAATATTCAGCGGGTTATGCGTTGCGGTCAATGTCCCCGTTATGGGTTATATGAAGATTGCCGCAAGAGGGACCAACAGGATTATATATCAAACCATGAATTTGAACGGAACGAAATATGTTCCGCCTGTTGTTTATCCGTGGCCCGTTAAAAAAGGATTCAGCCTGCTGCATGACAAGTGCGTTATCTGCCATACATTGAACAGAGTCGAAAGGTATAACGGAAAGTCTTACGGGGATTGGAAAAATACCGTTTTACATCAAATGAAAGATGTAAACGGCTGTCCGATAACGATTGCCGAAGGCAAAGAAGTCGTTCATTATTTAGATTCCTTAAATATTATCGCCTATAATCAACACCTTGAAAAAGAGCATAAAAAATGGGTTCCGCCCGCTTCTCTTCCATGGGGAAAGCCTGCATCGGCATCCAAGACGTCCGCGCCGGAAAAGGCAGGAAAGCCTGTTAAGAAACCGGCTGCCCGGAGTAATGCAAATATCAAAAAGGCGGCAATGAAAATAATTGATGCGCAGGGGTGTTTAGGCTGCCATACAATTAACGGCAAGGGCGGGGCGGTTGGCCCTAACCTTTCGAACGAAGGAACCAAAGGACATAGTTTGCACTGGCTCGAAGTGCAGATTAATACGCCAAAGGTTCATAGCCCGTCAACCATGATGCCTGACCATAACTTAAATCAGGGACAGCTGAAAACGGTAGCCGAGTATTTAGAATCGCTTAAATAA
- a CDS encoding Rieske (2Fe-2S) protein has protein sequence MAKSSEESPSRRTFMTVVIGLISAIVGVAVAVPILGVVLSPLFKKRDIVWTELGSMNDLQKIAPLTPKFVPVYFRVKQGWSVNTLPRQVVVVKDINGNFYFFSNQCTHLGCPLHWIPARQKFLCPCHGGMFNVLGKVVGGPPPRPLYEWVHKIEKDTVFIQNKFLNNPKERGI, from the coding sequence ATGGCAAAAAGTTCAGAAGAGTCGCCTTCAAGGCGGACTTTTATGACGGTTGTTATCGGTTTAATTTCTGCCATAGTAGGCGTTGCGGTGGCAGTTCCTATTCTGGGAGTGGTTTTAAGCCCGTTATTTAAAAAAAGGGATATTGTATGGACTGAACTTGGCAGCATGAACGACTTACAAAAAATTGCACCCTTGACGCCGAAGTTTGTTCCTGTATATTTCAGGGTTAAGCAGGGGTGGTCGGTAAATACTCTTCCAAGGCAGGTTGTTGTAGTTAAAGATATTAACGGTAATTTTTATTTCTTCTCAAATCAGTGTACCCATCTAGGGTGTCCTTTACACTGGATTCCTGCAAGACAAAAGTTCCTGTGCCCGTGCCATGGCGGGATGTTTAATGTTCTCGGTAAAGTTGTCGGAGGTCCTCCGCCCAGACCATTGTATGAATGGGTTCATAAAATAGAAAAAGATACCGTATTTATTCAAAATAAGTTTTTGAATAATCCAAAAGAGAGGGGGATCTAA
- a CDS encoding cytochrome bc complex cytochrome b subunit, which produces MFKKIQDWFDERIGLTELINEFNGERIPRRGGWAYTFGSLLAFLFTIQVVTGIFLLFYYVPYFPMARNATYYIKHHVLLGNILLGIHLWGAFTMIFFLLVHMARVYFSGAYKKPRELQWVAGMVLFSVVVVLGLTGYMLIGNENSWWTINVLTNVASHTPIIGGFLRIVVRGGTETSVLTMQHIFAVHVWLLPLVVIMFIPMHLFLIRKTGHQGMALEYKNSKLSDDDPNKWIKPDGTVPFFPDQFYKDMIVALGVFAVVYFLAVYYGAAIGPMYRPLALNFAPEADWYFLANEELLKYFPGNGLIIFSTFLVPTIGFAILFALPFIDRGHERSPFKRPAATVLGILFLLLLVYLTLIGGEPKAPATV; this is translated from the coding sequence ATGTTTAAAAAAATTCAAGATTGGTTTGATGAAAGAATCGGGCTTACCGAATTAATAAATGAATTTAACGGCGAAAGAATACCGAGAAGAGGGGGATGGGCATATACTTTTGGGAGCCTTCTTGCGTTTCTTTTTACGATTCAGGTCGTAACGGGAATATTTTTACTGTTCTATTATGTTCCGTATTTTCCGATGGCAAGGAATGCGACATATTATATAAAACACCATGTCCTGCTCGGCAATATACTTCTCGGCATTCATCTATGGGGCGCGTTTACTATGATATTCTTCCTGCTCGTTCATATGGCAAGGGTATATTTTTCAGGCGCTTATAAAAAGCCGAGGGAGCTTCAATGGGTCGCAGGCATGGTTCTATTCTCCGTTGTCGTCGTTCTGGGTTTGACGGGATATATGCTTATCGGTAACGAAAACTCCTGGTGGACGATTAATGTTCTTACGAATGTCGCATCGCATACCCCGATTATCGGCGGTTTTTTAAGAATTGTCGTAAGAGGCGGGACGGAAACATCCGTTTTAACTATGCAGCATATATTTGCCGTTCATGTATGGCTTTTGCCGCTTGTGGTTATTATGTTTATTCCGATGCACCTATTTTTAATAAGAAAAACAGGTCATCAGGGTATGGCACTGGAATACAAAAACAGCAAATTATCCGATGACGACCCGAATAAATGGATTAAACCGGATGGAACGGTTCCGTTTTTCCCGGATCAGTTCTATAAAGATATGATAGTAGCTTTAGGGGTATTTGCGGTAGTTTATTTCCTCGCAGTTTACTATGGGGCGGCAATCGGGCCGATGTACAGACCTCTGGCTCTTAACTTTGCTCCCGAGGCCGACTGGTATTTTCTTGCAAACGAGGAATTGTTAAAATATTTCCCGGGTAACGGACTGATTATATTTTCTACATTCCTTGTCCCTACAATCGGGTTTGCAATATTATTTGCGTTGCCGTTTATCGATAGAGGGCATGAAAGAAGCCCGTTTAAAAGACCGGCAGCGACGGTTCTGGGGATTTTGTTTCTCCTTTTGTTAGTCTATTTAACATTAATCGGCGGCGAACCGAAAGCGCCCGCTACCGTATAA
- a CDS encoding molybdenum cofactor guanylyltransferase — protein MIKQHKELSCLILAGGESKRFGENKALFHFAGLTFIERALNVALDVSADIVISVREEIQKKEYGLAVDKIIKKRCGKNKKEKFNIKLISDDINCGLRGPVKGIFSSIKSLTGEFILVMECDAPFFNTEAARALISKAKAEKAGAVVPLWPDSVVEPLLACYKRKDVIHILDLLNNYSLGLKDDFLFNDAINILRLLPSVYYYSILDIAENSPNLPPYIFININNKQDLDKMAKGKKVFSAYNKSLMKDNAKSVKIKKVNKFFDVKNPKNIPYGIMAKALYYWWVYATTKNYIYFEKSIGFFKKDSAAYLKNGLNFMGNKLIKILPDLKNIITL, from the coding sequence ATGATTAAACAACATAAGGAATTAAGCTGCCTTATTCTTGCGGGCGGCGAATCCAAAAGGTTTGGGGAAAATAAGGCGCTATTTCATTTTGCAGGACTTACATTTATTGAAAGGGCATTAAATGTCGCATTGGATGTCAGCGCCGATATAGTTATATCCGTCAGGGAAGAGATACAAAAAAAAGAGTATGGCTTGGCGGTGGATAAAATAATTAAAAAAAGATGCGGAAAAAATAAAAAAGAAAAATTTAATATTAAGTTAATTTCCGATGATATAAATTGCGGGCTCAGGGGTCCCGTCAAGGGTATTTTTAGTTCCATTAAGAGTCTGACAGGCGAATTTATTTTGGTCATGGAGTGCGATGCCCCGTTTTTTAATACGGAGGCTGCAAGGGCGCTGATAAGCAAGGCTAAAGCAGAGAAGGCAGGGGCTGTTGTGCCGCTGTGGCCGGATTCCGTTGTCGAACCTTTGCTTGCATGCTATAAAAGAAAGGATGTTATTCATATATTAGACTTGCTCAATAATTATTCTCTCGGTCTAAAAGATGATTTTTTGTTTAACGATGCGATAAATATTTTAAGACTTCTGCCGTCCGTGTATTATTATTCCATTTTGGATATAGCAGAAAATAGCCCAAATCTGCCGCCTTATATATTTATAAATATAAATAATAAACAGGATTTAGATAAAATGGCGAAAGGTAAAAAAGTATTTTCGGCATATAATAAATCTTTAATGAAAGATAATGCAAAAAGTGTTAAAATTAAAAAAGTAAACAAATTTTTTGATGTTAAAAACCCTAAAAACATACCTTACGGTATTATGGCAAAGGCGCTATATTATTGGTGGGTTTATGCTACAACAAAGAATTATATATATTTTGAAAAATCTATCGGTTTTTTTAAAAAGGACAGCGCCGCTTATCTTAAAAACGGATTAAATTTTATGGGCAATAAATTAATAAAAATATTGCCGGATTTGAAGAATATAATAACATTATAA
- a CDS encoding F0F1 ATP synthase subunit C: MDKAPAVQHHIPAISAHSVLFSKSLFFGLSALGGGLAIGLGVIGAGIGMGNAVRGALESMGRNPGMEKKLIVWMITGMAIMESLALYALLITFILFYANPFKGIFLK, translated from the coding sequence ATGGATAAAGCGCCCGCAGTTCAACATCATATACCGGCTATATCGGCGCATTCTGTTTTATTTTCGAAAAGTTTATTTTTCGGATTATCGGCTTTAGGCGGCGGCCTTGCAATAGGCCTGGGCGTTATCGGCGCAGGTATCGGCATGGGTAATGCCGTAAGGGGGGCATTAGAATCGATGGGAAGAAATCCAGGAATGGAAAAAAAGCTTATAGTATGGATGATTACGGGTATGGCAATTATGGAGTCTCTGGCTCTTTACGCGCTTTTAATCACCTTTATTCTTTTCTACGCAAATCCGTTTAAGGGAATATTTTTAAAATAG
- a CDS encoding radical SAM protein — MRPFLFRTFTGKEEFQTGKFEFKIPSLRISLAGNCNEKCFYCHNEGISSKSLKVIQTGDIINTIYSVKDYGLRKVKFTGGEPLLFKDLKNLLYSVKHIGDIDIFITTNGTLIKKRIKDLSPNIISKISVSLDTLNEENYKFITGKNLFNDVLSGLDLLKKNGYRVEIDNLLLKGLNTNKRSLKNMIDYCAKNQFDLQFIELSDKTTADIYGKYYADPIKTLRKIGLDFNAEKINDRKFFKINGIKATLCKNIKNLRESSSGRCSGLRLLPNGCLKDFFYE, encoded by the coding sequence ATGAGACCGTTTTTATTCAGGACATTTACAGGCAAAGAAGAATTTCAAACCGGTAAATTCGAATTTAAAATACCTTCTTTGAGAATATCTCTTGCGGGTAATTGCAACGAGAAGTGTTTTTATTGTCATAACGAGGGGATTTCGTCAAAAAGCCTTAAGGTTATTCAAACAGGGGACATAATCAACACGATATATTCGGTAAAAGATTATGGGTTGAGAAAGGTAAAGTTTACCGGCGGAGAGCCGCTTTTGTTTAAGGATTTGAAGAATCTCTTATACAGCGTGAAGCATATCGGAGACATAGACATATTTATTACGACTAACGGAACGCTTATAAAAAAAAGAATAAAAGATTTAAGCCCAAACATAATAAGCAAAATATCGGTGAGCCTCGATACGCTGAATGAAGAAAATTATAAATTCATTACAGGTAAAAACTTGTTTAACGATGTTTTATCGGGACTTGATCTTTTAAAAAAAAACGGATACAGGGTCGAGATAGATAACCTGCTGTTAAAGGGTTTAAATACGAATAAACGAAGCTTAAAAAACATGATAGATTACTGCGCAAAAAATCAATTTGACTTGCAGTTTATCGAATTATCGGATAAAACAACGGCAGATATTTACGGAAAATATTATGCCGACCCGATTAAAACATTACGAAAAATCGGTTTAGATTTTAATGCCGAAAAAATAAACGACAGGAAGTTTTTTAAAATAAATGGAATTAAAGCAACCCTTTGCAAAAACATAAAAAATTTGCGCGAATCTTCCAGCGGTAGATGCTCAGGCTTAAGGCTTCTTCCAAACGGCTGTCTAAAAGATTTTTTTTATGAATAA